In one window of Rathayibacter caricis DSM 15933 DNA:
- a CDS encoding Rv2175c family DNA-binding protein codes for MTDSSAPAPSSTASEIEWLTVPDLVERTGLGVSRIRRMLEERHLLATRRDGKLVVPSVFLRDGEPMSEIRGTAILLSDSGFSDDEAVEWLLADEESLGTSPVLALQAGRKAEVRRVAQALA; via the coding sequence GTGACCGACTCGTCCGCCCCCGCCCCGTCCTCGACCGCCTCCGAGATCGAGTGGCTGACCGTTCCCGACCTCGTCGAGCGCACCGGCCTCGGCGTCAGCCGCATCCGCCGGATGCTCGAGGAGCGCCACCTGCTCGCCACGCGCCGCGACGGCAAGCTCGTCGTGCCGTCCGTGTTCCTCCGCGACGGGGAGCCGATGTCCGAGATCCGCGGAACGGCGATCCTGCTGTCCGACTCCGGGTTCTCCGACGACGAGGCCGTCGAGTGGCTGCTCGCCGACGAGGAGAGCCTGGGCACGAGCCCGGTCCTCGCCCTGCAGGCTGGCCGCAAGGCTGAGGTGCGCCGCGTGGCCCAGGCCCTGGCCTGA